From the genome of Latilactobacillus curvatus JCM 1096 = DSM 20019:
AGGGTTAATGTTCCCAATTATCTCTGCGTTTATCGCTTATTCAGTTGTTGATAAATTGGGAATCGCCCCTGGTTTAGTTGGTGGGATGCTTGTTAAAGATATCAACGCAGGGTTTTTAGGTGCGATTGCTTCTGGTTTAATTGCTGGGTATATCTGTTTGTGGATTAAAAACCATGTGAAATTACCCAAATCAATGTCATCAGTGGTACCCGTTTTCTTAGTACCAGTTATTGGAACACTTGCAACGGTACTTATTATCAATTACGTCATTGGTGTACCATTTACAAGTATTAATGTTGGTCTTGAGAAGTGGTTAAACGGTTTAAGCGGTGGTAATCAAATTATTATGGCAGCAATTGTTGGCGCTATGGTTGGATTTGACTTAGGTGGTCCTGTAAATAAAGCGGCCGTTACAACTGCAATGGCACTTTTAACGAGCCAAGTATACGCACCAAACACAGCTGCTCAAGTGGCAATTATTATTCCACCAATTGGATTAGGATTGGCAACCGTATTTGCAAAAAATAAATATAATAGTGCCCTTCGTGAAGCTGGGAAGTCTTCAATCATCATGGGACTAGTAGGTGTTAGTGAAGGTGCAATTCCATTTGCTGTTGAAAATCCATTAAAGGTAATTCCTTCAACCGTTATTGGATCAGCACTTGGGTCTGCCATGGCAGTTGGATTAGGTGCAGTTAATGAAGCCCCTATTAGTGGTTTTTATGGCTGGTTCACTGTAACAAAGTGGCCAATCTATATTCTTTCCGTAGCAACTGGCTCATTATTTGTTGCGATATCTAGTGTGTTATTGCGTAGTAAAGATGCAGGTAAGGAATTAGAAACAGAAGTAGTCGATTATGATGTTGATGAAGAAGAGTGGGAAAACTAATGACTAAAATTCACATTGTAAATCATACTCATTGGGATCGTGAGTGGTATTTTACATCGATGGATGCTTTAGTCCTGAGTGATCAACTATTTACAGATGCCCTAAATGAACTAAAAAAAAATGAAGATGCAAGTTTTGTATTGGACGGCCAATTATCGATTCTTGATGATTATGTGACTTTATACCCAGAAAAAGTACCATTGATAAAACAATTGGTAGCTAATAATCAATTATTTATTGGACCATGGTATACCCAATCAGATGCTGGTTTTACGTCTGGGGAATCTGTTTTAAGAAATGCAATGATTGGA
Proteins encoded in this window:
- a CDS encoding PTS fructose transporter subunit IIC encodes the protein MKKILSDIKNHVLTGISYMIPLVIAGAVIMAISRVGGSIYGITDIWDAKYADSANGIIQLLHSIDGFGGTALGLMFPIISAFIAYSVVDKLGIAPGLVGGMLVKDINAGFLGAIASGLIAGYICLWIKNHVKLPKSMSSVVPVFLVPVIGTLATVLIINYVIGVPFTSINVGLEKWLNGLSGGNQIIMAAIVGAMVGFDLGGPVNKAAVTTAMALLTSQVYAPNTAAQVAIIIPPIGLGLATVFAKNKYNSALREAGKSSIIMGLVGVSEGAIPFAVENPLKVIPSTVIGSALGSAMAVGLGAVNEAPISGFYGWFTVTKWPIYILSVATGSLFVAISSVLLRSKDAGKELETEVVDYDVDEEEWEN